A window of Corallococcus macrosporus DSM 14697 contains these coding sequences:
- a CDS encoding ABC transporter permease/M1 family aminopeptidase, with protein sequence MFSALLTFELRRRLKMLSTWVYALVLAAAAALMTLAIGAVFKGFAVASGPELVRVNSPHTVFSFTTSLAYFGLFMVAAVFGQAAYQDFGHNTWMLIFTKNVKKGPYLLGRFLGAYLFSAVLMLAIIPGLLVGAAGVWLVDAERLAPFQLTSYLWPYVIGVWPTLFFAGAVFFSLAALTRRMAPVYVGVVVLVMGYLVLSAAMSDVQHQDLASLLDPFGFLTFENATRYWTAAERNRDHLPFSGLLLANRLLWTAAGALLLGLAVLRFRTTVEEQRGRGARKETEHAAPVAIPTTVAAPTAGSWLRTALGAAWLAYRDIVRSPVFWSFVVAALAMGTLGISVSKQMFGTATWPVTWQVLETATRTFQPFLLITITFYAGELVWKERDAGLADIVDATRVPSWVTYGAKLGALLLVAFSLKAVALLSALLSQVLRGYFAIEWDLYATQLFLLDFPHDALLCVLAFFAQVLIHQKYLAYLVMVLYFVLQAALGLMGVEDALVRYGSEPPLRFSDLNRYGSNIPALVWHRVYWYGLAALLVAAGYLLSVRGRESRWKQRWAAARARRTVAWTVAAAVSLCVFVGAGAFIFYNTHVLNPYITRKDRERQQARYEKEYAAYAALPHPRITAADVTFHIHPEALRLQALGSYRIRNKTDVPISKVMLSLPDDARVRGLSLAGVTRPVVHDEALGIYVYELPRPLAPGAESAVVFDLEFRTRGFKHGGARTDIVRNGTFFSNTNLPVLGYVKDLELADDRDREDYDLPPRERLPDRDDPKAKQDNYIRQDSDFISFQATVSTTKDQVAIAPGYLEREWVEGERRFFRYRMDQPILNFFSVLSARYAVMRDTWRDVKLEIYHHPTHTFALDRMMRGMKDTLAYCSEHFGPYQHRQARILEFPRYAAFAQSFPNTIPYSEAMGFIARVEDGRADDVDYPYYVTAHEIAHQWWAHQVVGARAQGATMTSETLSQYAALMVMKQRYGPKKMKRFLKFELDRYLAGRAFESKKEVPLARVENQAYIHYQKGSLVMYALQDFIGEARVNRALRRYVEKVRFQGPPYTGSTELLGFLREETPPEFQYLIDDLFENITLYDNRALSAQVRQNEQGTWDVTLKVLAKKYRADEKGEQQEVDFNDWVDVGALDEQGNALFLEKRRVTKGESELTFTVPVKPFQVGIDPLNVLIDRTSTDNVTAPTVADALALGGPSSP encoded by the coding sequence ATGTTCTCCGCCCTCCTGACCTTCGAATTGCGGCGCCGGCTGAAGATGCTCTCCACCTGGGTCTACGCCCTGGTGCTGGCCGCCGCCGCCGCGTTGATGACGCTGGCGATTGGCGCCGTGTTCAAGGGCTTCGCCGTGGCGTCCGGCCCGGAGCTGGTCCGCGTCAACAGCCCGCACACCGTCTTCAGCTTCACCACCAGCCTGGCCTACTTCGGCCTCTTCATGGTGGCCGCCGTCTTCGGCCAGGCCGCCTACCAGGACTTCGGCCACAACACGTGGATGCTCATCTTCACCAAGAACGTGAAGAAGGGCCCGTACCTGCTCGGCCGCTTCCTGGGCGCGTACCTCTTCAGCGCGGTGCTGATGCTGGCCATCATCCCCGGGTTGCTGGTGGGCGCCGCGGGCGTGTGGCTGGTGGACGCGGAGCGGCTCGCCCCGTTCCAGCTCACCTCGTACCTGTGGCCCTACGTCATCGGCGTGTGGCCCACGCTCTTCTTCGCGGGCGCCGTCTTCTTCTCCCTGGCCGCGCTCACCCGGCGCATGGCCCCCGTCTACGTGGGCGTGGTGGTGCTGGTGATGGGCTACCTGGTCCTCAGCGCCGCCATGTCCGACGTGCAGCACCAGGACCTGGCGTCGCTGCTAGACCCGTTCGGCTTCCTCACCTTCGAGAACGCGACCCGCTACTGGACGGCGGCCGAGCGCAACCGGGACCACCTCCCGTTCTCCGGGCTGCTGCTCGCCAACCGGCTGTTGTGGACCGCGGCGGGCGCGCTGCTGCTGGGGCTGGCCGTGCTGCGCTTCCGCACCACCGTGGAGGAGCAGCGGGGGCGCGGCGCGCGCAAGGAGACGGAGCACGCCGCCCCGGTCGCCATCCCCACCACCGTGGCGGCGCCCACGGCGGGGAGCTGGCTGCGCACGGCCCTTGGCGCCGCGTGGCTGGCGTACCGCGACATCGTCCGCTCGCCGGTGTTCTGGTCCTTCGTGGTGGCCGCGCTGGCCATGGGGACCCTGGGCATCTCCGTCTCCAAGCAGATGTTCGGCACCGCCACGTGGCCCGTGACGTGGCAGGTGCTGGAGACGGCCACGCGCACCTTCCAGCCCTTCCTGCTCATCACCATCACCTTCTACGCGGGCGAGCTGGTGTGGAAGGAGCGCGACGCGGGCCTGGCGGACATCGTGGACGCCACGCGCGTGCCGTCCTGGGTCACCTATGGCGCGAAGCTGGGGGCGCTGCTGCTGGTGGCCTTCTCGCTCAAGGCCGTGGCGCTGCTCTCCGCGCTCCTCTCCCAGGTGCTGCGCGGCTACTTCGCCATCGAGTGGGACCTCTACGCCACGCAGCTCTTCCTGCTGGACTTCCCGCACGACGCGCTCCTGTGCGTGCTGGCGTTCTTCGCGCAGGTGCTCATCCACCAGAAGTACCTGGCGTACCTGGTGATGGTGCTCTACTTCGTCCTCCAGGCCGCGCTGGGCCTGATGGGCGTGGAGGACGCCCTGGTGCGCTACGGCTCCGAGCCCCCCCTCCGCTTCTCCGACCTGAACCGCTACGGCAGCAACATCCCCGCGCTCGTGTGGCACCGGGTGTACTGGTACGGGCTGGCCGCGCTGCTCGTGGCCGCGGGCTACCTGCTGTCCGTCCGGGGACGGGAGTCACGCTGGAAGCAGCGCTGGGCGGCGGCCCGGGCGCGGCGCACCGTCGCGTGGACGGTGGCCGCGGCGGTGTCGCTCTGCGTCTTCGTGGGCGCGGGCGCGTTCATCTTCTACAACACCCACGTCCTCAACCCGTACATCACGCGGAAGGACCGGGAGCGGCAGCAGGCCCGCTACGAAAAGGAGTACGCGGCCTACGCCGCCCTGCCCCACCCGCGCATCACCGCCGCCGACGTCACGTTCCACATCCATCCGGAGGCGCTGCGCCTGCAGGCGCTGGGCAGCTACCGCATCCGCAACAAGACGGACGTGCCCATCTCCAAGGTGATGCTCAGCCTGCCGGACGACGCCCGCGTGCGCGGCCTGTCCCTGGCGGGCGTGACGCGGCCCGTGGTGCATGACGAGGCGCTCGGCATCTACGTCTACGAGCTGCCCAGGCCGCTGGCGCCGGGCGCGGAGTCCGCCGTCGTGTTCGACCTGGAGTTCCGCACCCGGGGCTTCAAGCACGGCGGGGCGCGCACGGACATCGTGCGCAACGGCACCTTCTTCAGCAACACGAACCTGCCGGTGCTGGGCTACGTGAAGGACCTGGAGCTGGCGGATGACCGGGACCGCGAGGACTACGACCTGCCGCCGCGCGAGCGCCTGCCGGACCGGGACGACCCGAAGGCGAAGCAGGACAACTACATCCGGCAGGACTCGGACTTCATCTCCTTCCAGGCCACGGTGAGCACGACGAAGGACCAGGTCGCCATCGCGCCGGGCTACCTGGAGAGGGAGTGGGTGGAGGGCGAGCGCCGCTTCTTCCGCTACCGGATGGACCAGCCCATCCTCAACTTCTTCTCCGTGCTGTCCGCGCGCTACGCGGTGATGCGCGACACGTGGCGCGACGTGAAGCTGGAGATCTACCACCACCCCACGCACACCTTCGCGTTGGACCGGATGATGCGCGGCATGAAGGACACGCTGGCGTACTGCAGCGAGCACTTCGGGCCGTACCAGCACCGCCAGGCGCGCATCCTGGAGTTCCCCCGCTACGCGGCCTTCGCCCAGTCCTTCCCGAACACGATCCCGTACTCGGAGGCCATGGGCTTCATCGCCCGCGTGGAGGACGGCCGCGCCGATGACGTGGACTACCCCTACTACGTCACCGCGCACGAGATTGCGCACCAGTGGTGGGCGCACCAGGTGGTGGGCGCGCGCGCGCAGGGCGCCACGATGACGTCGGAGACCCTGTCGCAGTACGCCGCGTTGATGGTGATGAAGCAGCGCTACGGGCCGAAGAAGATGAAGCGCTTCCTCAAGTTCGAGCTGGACCGCTACCTGGCCGGGCGCGCCTTCGAATCCAAGAAGGAGGTGCCGCTGGCGCGGGTGGAGAACCAGGCCTACATCCACTACCAGAAGGGCAGCCTGGTGATGTACGCGCTGCAGGACTTCATTGGCGAGGCGCGGGTGAACCGCGCCCTGCGCCGCTACGTGGAGAAGGTCCGCTTCCAGGGCCCGCCGTACACCGGCAGCACGGAGCTGCTGGGCTTCCTCCGAGAGGAGACGCCGCCGGAGTTCCAGTACCTCATCGACGACCTGTTCGAGAACATCACCCTCTACGACAACCGGGCGCTGTCCGCGCAGGTCCGCCAGAACGAGCAGGGCACCTGGGATGTCACCCTCAAGGTGCTGGCGAAGAAGTACCGGGCCGACGAGAAGGGCGAGCAGCAGGAGGTGGACTTCAACGACTGGGTGGACGTGGGCGCGCTCGACGAGCAGGGCAACGCCCTCTTCCTGGAGAAGCGCCGCGTGACGAAGGGCGAGTCGGAGCTCACCTTCACCGTCCCCGTGAAGCCCTTCCAGGTGGGCATCGATCCGCTCAACGTGCTCATCGACCGCACGTCCACGGACAACGTGACGGCGCCCACCGTCGCGGACGCGCTGGCGCTGGGGGGCCCGTCCTCGCCCTGA
- a CDS encoding helix-turn-helix domain-containing protein, which yields MVSGTPDTRLRGVVQGPYWGYDERTPGPMRRRELPLPQVVLIIEFGPPLQILNPRDSSVAARHPDGFVAGLDDSFSLTETTGVMRGLQVNFTPLGARRFFGVPLKGLARRVVGLGDVLGPEASRLTEQLHEAPGWAARFALLDRFLLKRLQAARAITACVPWAWERLLASGGAVEIGALAEELGYSQKHLIACFNEELGLPPKLLSRLLRFGQVIEKLKAGSFQGSWAELALAQGYYDQSHFNRDFRQFAGLTPREYVRLQLPERGGLRDG from the coding sequence ATGGTGTCGGGGACGCCTGACACACGGCTGCGGGGCGTGGTGCAGGGCCCTTACTGGGGATACGACGAACGGACGCCTGGGCCCATGCGCCGCCGCGAGCTGCCATTGCCGCAGGTGGTGCTCATCATCGAGTTCGGCCCGCCGCTTCAGATTCTCAATCCCAGAGATTCCAGTGTCGCCGCACGGCATCCGGATGGTTTTGTCGCCGGATTGGATGATTCATTCTCGCTGACTGAGACAACGGGGGTGATGCGCGGCCTCCAGGTCAACTTCACGCCGCTGGGGGCGCGGCGGTTCTTCGGCGTGCCGTTGAAGGGGCTGGCCCGGCGCGTGGTGGGCCTGGGTGATGTCCTGGGCCCCGAGGCCTCACGGCTGACCGAGCAGCTCCACGAGGCCCCTGGTTGGGCGGCCCGCTTCGCGCTGCTCGACCGGTTCCTGCTGAAGCGCCTCCAGGCGGCGCGCGCCATCACGGCGTGTGTCCCGTGGGCGTGGGAGCGGCTGCTCGCGAGCGGGGGCGCGGTGGAGATTGGCGCGCTGGCGGAGGAGCTGGGCTACAGCCAGAAGCACCTCATCGCCTGCTTCAACGAAGAGCTGGGGTTGCCGCCCAAGCTGCTGTCGCGGTTGCTGCGCTTCGGCCAGGTCATCGAGAAGCTGAAGGCAGGGTCGTTCCAGGGGAGCTGGGCCGAGCTGGCCCTGGCGCAGGGGTATTACGATCAGTCGCACTTCAACCGCGACTTCCGTCAGTTCGCGGGTTTGACGCCCCGGGAGTACGTCCGGCTCCAGTTGCCGGAGCGTGGCGGTCTGCGCGACGGCTGA
- a CDS encoding ABC transporter ATP-binding protein, producing MELRLEGVSKTYPNGTRALQGVNLTIPRGMFGLLGPNGAGKSTLMRSIATLQDVDAGTMTFDGIDLRRDKDRLREVLGYLPQDFGVYPKVTAWDMLDHLAQLKGLAQRGPRHDAVKALLQKTNLWEHRDRRLGGFSGGMKQRFGIAQALLGNPRLLIVDEPTAGLDPAERFRFHNLLAEISADVVVLLSTHIVSDVADLCQNMAILAQGNVVAAGHPLKLVESLRQRVWKRFVTQQEELDALMKNLEVIAVRRVAGQRLVHVHAESAPEGFEPATPDLEDVYFHALARAPKQP from the coding sequence ATGGAGCTCAGACTCGAAGGCGTGTCGAAGACGTACCCCAACGGCACCCGCGCGTTGCAGGGTGTCAACCTCACCATTCCGCGCGGCATGTTCGGGCTGCTCGGGCCCAACGGCGCGGGCAAGTCCACGCTGATGCGCAGCATCGCCACGCTGCAGGACGTGGACGCGGGCACCATGACCTTCGACGGCATCGACCTGCGCCGGGACAAGGACCGGCTGCGCGAGGTGCTGGGCTACCTGCCGCAGGACTTCGGCGTGTATCCCAAGGTGACGGCCTGGGACATGCTGGACCACCTGGCGCAGCTCAAGGGCCTGGCCCAGCGTGGCCCGCGCCATGACGCGGTGAAGGCGCTCCTCCAGAAGACGAACCTCTGGGAGCACCGGGACCGGCGGCTCGGTGGGTTCTCCGGCGGCATGAAGCAGCGCTTCGGCATCGCCCAGGCGCTGCTGGGCAACCCCAGGCTGCTCATCGTGGACGAGCCCACCGCCGGGCTCGACCCCGCCGAGCGCTTCCGCTTCCACAACCTGCTGGCGGAGATCAGCGCCGACGTGGTGGTGCTGCTGTCCACGCACATCGTCTCCGACGTGGCGGACCTCTGTCAGAACATGGCAATCCTCGCGCAGGGGAACGTCGTGGCCGCGGGGCACCCGCTGAAGCTGGTGGAGTCGCTGCGCCAGCGCGTGTGGAAGCGCTTCGTCACCCAGCAGGAGGAGCTGGACGCGCTGATGAAGAATCTGGAGGTCATCGCCGTGCGGCGCGTGGCCGGCCAGCGCCTGGTCCACGTCCACGCGGAGTCCGCGCCGGAGGGCTTCGAGCCGGCCACCCCCGACCTGGAAGACGTCTACTTCCACGCGCTCGCCCGGGCGCCCAAGCAGCCCTGA
- a CDS encoding DUF2378 family protein — translation MPTDVTVQSTLFESLVRLSRPDAKLQAEFLAAGYDMDKPRASYPAAVFAGCQEATVRHRYAGLDREAAYRTLGRELVRSYFDTLVGKVVGIALKVAGPERAMKRVSLSFSSVFSPVDIQVEALGPADWRVRFRGYPFPAEAAAGTCEGALRQAGATEPQAVVERYEPPDGFDLRIRWR, via the coding sequence ATGCCGACCGACGTCACTGTCCAATCAACGTTGTTCGAGTCCCTGGTCCGCCTGTCGCGTCCCGACGCGAAGCTCCAGGCCGAGTTCCTGGCCGCGGGCTACGACATGGACAAGCCCCGCGCCAGCTATCCGGCGGCCGTGTTCGCCGGCTGCCAGGAGGCGACGGTGCGCCACCGCTACGCGGGCCTGGACCGCGAGGCCGCGTACCGGACGCTGGGCCGGGAGCTGGTGCGCAGCTACTTCGACACCCTGGTGGGCAAGGTGGTGGGCATCGCGTTGAAGGTGGCGGGGCCCGAGCGCGCCATGAAGCGCGTGTCCCTGAGCTTCAGCTCGGTGTTCTCCCCGGTGGACATCCAGGTGGAGGCCCTGGGCCCGGCGGACTGGCGCGTCCGCTTCCGGGGCTACCCGTTCCCCGCCGAGGCCGCCGCGGGCACCTGTGAAGGGGCCCTGCGGCAGGCCGGCGCCACCGAGCCCCAGGCGGTGGTGGAGCGCTACGAGCCGCCGGACGGCTTCGACCTGCGCATCCGCTGGCGCTGA